The following proteins are encoded in a genomic region of Sulfurimonas sp. HSL3-7:
- a CDS encoding M23 family metallopeptidase: MKISVVLFFLFVNLFSSTFPKNAPFPGGVVVKEVESSVPPRAYLGKRQLMVLPSGKKERYLVIAGIGLNQKMDSPYTITLKEGEKKRTYSIRLQEKAYKKQFITLKDKRKVSPKKMDMQRINDESRRSREALARFSPQKFRSLSMIRPVDVNISDDFGKRRFFNNKPRRPHSGVDMAAPVGTPIVAPLAGRVVEIGEFFFNGNVIFIDHGLGLVSMYCHMHKFDVKKGQMLKQGEKVGEVGATGRVTGPHLHWGVSLNGAMVDPRLFFATVK, translated from the coding sequence ATGAAGATTAGTGTCGTCCTGTTTTTTTTATTTGTCAATCTGTTTAGCAGTACGTTTCCAAAAAATGCACCGTTTCCGGGAGGTGTTGTCGTTAAAGAGGTTGAGAGCAGCGTCCCGCCCAGAGCATATTTGGGAAAACGGCAGTTGATGGTCCTGCCTTCTGGTAAAAAAGAGAGGTACCTTGTCATTGCCGGAATAGGGCTAAATCAAAAGATGGATAGTCCCTATACTATCACCTTGAAAGAGGGTGAAAAAAAACGTACCTACTCTATTCGGTTACAAGAGAAAGCCTATAAGAAACAGTTCATCACGCTTAAAGATAAACGCAAAGTGTCGCCTAAAAAGATGGATATGCAGCGTATCAACGACGAATCGCGCCGTTCACGCGAGGCATTGGCACGGTTTTCGCCGCAGAAGTTCCGATCCCTTTCGATGATCAGACCAGTCGATGTCAATATCAGCGATGATTTCGGCAAGCGGCGTTTTTTTAATAATAAGCCGCGCCGTCCGCATAGCGGGGTTGATATGGCCGCACCGGTCGGTACCCCGATTGTCGCACCATTGGCGGGTCGGGTCGTCGAGATAGGCGAGTTCTTTTTCAACGGAAACGTCATCTTCATCGATCACGGGCTCGGGCTTGTGAGCATGTACTGCCATATGCATAAATTTGATGTCAAAAAAGGTCAGATGCTCAAGCAGGGTGAAAAGGTCGGTGAAGTCGGCGCTACAGGTCGTGTAACCGGACCGCATCTTCACTGGGGTGTCTCGTTGAACGGGGCGATGGTTGATCCGCGTCTCTTCTTTGCCACCGTCAAATAA
- a CDS encoding M20/M25/M40 family metallo-hydrolase has translation MSDPAVLKHFKKICQIPHCSYETEAMKVYLSDLCTDYGYVVTVDDANNILAKKEGSKVTLQAHYDMVCIGVEYPLVLREKEGWLSADDSTLGADNGMGMAMMLSMMEAGEQVDCLFTAEEEVGLLGARGLALELATPYLLNLDSEEEGTVTIGCAGGVDIIATKQLRRYKKKLHLYEYHIAGLAGGHSGVDIDKNIPNAISLLFKKLCASESYIVEVNGGERRNSIPKKADVVFGLESYEVIEDALYLGEKEVAVMGESCTIIEMLSRFDSGVRGLNKELNIVQTSINLALIESSENALRVQLSGRSMDHDELKNLENETGAYFENEGFDVVSEGFYSPWKPETNTFSNVVLDETKKVFSEAKYGAIHAGLECGIIKEKFPDIGMASIGPNILYPHSNREKVELASVERVFTSLQNIVRRINED, from the coding sequence ATGTCTGATCCTGCCGTGTTAAAACATTTTAAAAAGATATGTCAGATTCCGCACTGTTCATATGAGACCGAGGCCATGAAAGTCTATCTTAGCGACCTGTGTACGGACTACGGCTATGTAGTCACTGTTGACGATGCCAATAATATCCTGGCAAAAAAAGAGGGCTCGAAAGTGACCCTGCAAGCCCATTACGACATGGTCTGCATCGGGGTCGAGTATCCTCTTGTGTTACGCGAGAAAGAGGGGTGGCTCTCGGCAGACGATTCGACGCTGGGCGCTGATAACGGCATGGGGATGGCGATGATGCTTTCGATGATGGAAGCAGGCGAACAAGTGGATTGCCTTTTTACTGCCGAAGAGGAGGTGGGGCTGCTCGGTGCCCGCGGACTGGCCCTGGAGCTGGCAACGCCGTACCTGCTCAATCTCGACTCCGAAGAGGAGGGGACCGTCACTATCGGCTGTGCCGGAGGGGTGGATATTATCGCAACAAAGCAGCTTCGCCGATATAAAAAAAAGCTGCATCTCTACGAGTATCATATCGCGGGGCTGGCCGGGGGACATTCGGGTGTTGATATCGATAAAAACATCCCGAATGCTATCTCCTTGCTTTTCAAAAAGCTCTGTGCGAGTGAAAGCTATATTGTTGAGGTCAACGGCGGTGAACGCCGTAACTCTATTCCCAAAAAAGCCGATGTCGTCTTTGGGCTCGAGAGCTATGAGGTGATCGAAGATGCGCTCTACTTAGGCGAGAAAGAAGTTGCGGTGATGGGAGAGAGTTGTACCATTATCGAGATGCTTAGCCGTTTCGACAGCGGTGTCCGAGGACTCAACAAAGAGCTCAATATTGTGCAGACCAGCATTAACCTGGCTTTGATCGAGAGTTCAGAGAATGCGCTTCGGGTGCAGCTCAGCGGACGATCGATGGACCATGATGAGCTGAAAAACCTGGAAAACGAGACCGGCGCCTATTTTGAAAATGAAGGATTCGATGTCGTTTCAGAGGGGTTCTACTCGCCTTGGAAACCGGAAACGAATACATTTTCGAATGTGGTACTCGATGAGACGAAAAAAGTCTTTTCGGAGGCCAAATACGGGGCGATCCATGCCGGTTTGGAATGCGGTATCATTAAGGAGAAGTTTCCGGATATCGGGATGGCTTCGATCGGTCCAAACATACTCTATCCGCACTCTAACCGCGAAAAAGTCGAACTCGCTTCGGTTGAGAGGGTCTTTACTTCGTTGCAGAATATCGTGAGGAGAATCAATGAAGATTAG
- a CDS encoding response regulator, translating to MGLFTWFNTFFSSRQPKTSLTGTMDEEGFVSKDLFYQILDLDCSVILFYTKESGWLGANKLFFSLFDYENIEDFRKRHASIRELFESEAEEVFTDDEYKWLDYIKDQKSEEGYRVTVVDKNGTNRHIRVKVRALKQNGVDLYLVQMDDVSELENALCKTQEIEQLKTKFLANIGHEFRTPMNGILGFVELLEHTHPTESQNEYIHMIHSSARNLMTNIESLLDLSQMQGGRFTVNTSEFNLFAEMEEMAQLYTSEGRDKGVSVSFFVGPKLPTYIQGDLRKLKQIMNNLINNALKFTPRGGKVVVEVKLLKWAEASRCTIGFTVRDTGKGIPNDQIAKVTQPFEAGEQADQRLGIGLSLSHGLVELLGGNLKIVSEEGRGSQFSFALSFPAAKEQSFQSVENKRVKVALLDDKKIDDANLLTNYLRGFGLHVDKVHMLDETIYNDTDMIYLVASQEQSAWLMKLGTYRKKCHVVLVLDAGEKLQTRTTHIVDYVINKPLLPTRIAEHISMAFKLQEPESAKEKLNQQGLRALVVEDNLINQRLISILLQEYDLKVSTASDGEEGVRKCENQEFDIVFMDIDMPVKNGIIATKEIKERLLMKNHPMPIIALTALAMEGDRENILQEGLDDYLAKPLTRAKLEYILEKHLQVAIVQ from the coding sequence ATGGGTCTTTTCACATGGTTTAATACTTTCTTCTCTTCACGGCAGCCAAAAACATCGTTAACGGGAACGATGGATGAAGAAGGATTCGTCAGTAAAGATCTTTTTTATCAGATCCTCGATCTTGACTGTTCCGTTATTCTCTTTTACACAAAAGAGAGCGGCTGGCTGGGGGCCAATAAGCTTTTTTTCTCGCTTTTCGATTACGAAAATATTGAAGATTTCAGAAAAAGACATGCCAGTATCAGAGAACTCTTTGAGAGCGAAGCGGAAGAGGTCTTTACTGATGATGAGTATAAATGGCTCGATTATATCAAAGACCAGAAGAGCGAAGAAGGGTACCGTGTCACTGTTGTAGACAAAAACGGTACCAACCGACATATCCGGGTGAAAGTGCGTGCCTTGAAACAAAATGGGGTCGATCTCTACCTAGTGCAGATGGATGATGTCTCTGAACTTGAAAATGCACTCTGCAAGACGCAGGAGATCGAGCAGCTTAAAACGAAGTTTCTGGCTAATATCGGTCATGAATTTAGAACACCGATGAACGGGATTCTGGGTTTTGTGGAACTGCTTGAACATACGCACCCCACAGAAAGCCAAAATGAATATATCCATATGATCCACTCTTCGGCGCGCAACCTGATGACTAATATAGAGAGTCTGCTGGACCTTTCTCAGATGCAAGGCGGCCGATTCACCGTTAACACAAGTGAATTTAACCTCTTCGCCGAAATGGAAGAGATGGCACAACTCTATACTTCAGAAGGAAGGGATAAAGGGGTCAGTGTTTCGTTCTTTGTCGGACCGAAACTGCCGACCTACATTCAAGGTGATCTACGCAAACTTAAACAGATCATGAACAACCTTATAAACAATGCTTTGAAATTCACCCCGCGAGGCGGGAAGGTGGTCGTGGAAGTCAAGCTGCTGAAGTGGGCTGAAGCAAGCCGGTGTACGATCGGTTTCACGGTTCGTGATACAGGGAAAGGGATTCCTAATGATCAGATTGCCAAAGTGACCCAACCGTTTGAAGCGGGAGAACAGGCAGATCAGCGTCTTGGCATCGGGCTGAGCCTCTCGCACGGTCTTGTTGAATTATTGGGCGGTAATCTTAAAATCGTTTCGGAAGAGGGCCGCGGTTCGCAATTTAGTTTTGCGCTTTCCTTCCCGGCAGCAAAAGAGCAGTCGTTCCAGAGTGTTGAGAACAAACGTGTAAAAGTGGCACTGCTTGACGACAAGAAGATTGATGATGCGAATTTGCTGACCAATTATCTGCGCGGTTTTGGACTGCATGTCGACAAAGTGCATATGCTTGACGAGACGATCTACAATGATACGGATATGATCTATCTGGTTGCCTCACAAGAACAATCTGCATGGCTGATGAAGCTGGGTACTTATCGTAAAAAATGTCATGTCGTTCTGGTCCTTGACGCCGGCGAGAAACTTCAGACCCGTACAACCCATATTGTTGATTATGTGATCAACAAGCCGTTGCTTCCGACGCGTATCGCGGAACATATCAGTATGGCCTTCAAGCTTCAGGAACCTGAAAGTGCAAAAGAAAAGCTCAATCAACAGGGGCTTCGCGCTCTTGTTGTTGAAGACAACCTGATCAATCAGCGGCTTATCTCTATTCTTTTACAAGAGTATGACCTGAAGGTCTCGACGGCTTCTGACGGAGAAGAGGGTGTCCGCAAGTGTGAGAATCAGGAGTTCGATATTGTTTTTATGGATATTGACATGCCGGTTAAAAACGGTATCATCGCCACGAAAGAGATTAAAGAACGCCTACTTATGAAAAATCATCCGATGCCGATCATCGCTTTGACAGCTTTGGCGATGGAAGGTGACAGGGAAAATATCCTCCAAGAAGGGCTTGACGACTATTTGGCCAAACCGTTGACCCGGGCAAAGTTGGAGTATATTTTAGAAAAACATCTTCAAGTGGCAATTGTCCAATAA
- a CDS encoding outer membrane beta-barrel protein → MKNILLTLFMLILLPLTLDARRNGEGFFIGIGSGGTYYNDGGLVSDLKESGGDYDMRSVSGAYKLYTGYKFNHEVTLEGAITSYGVYNIKNDGNTTEELSPVSAAVYLNYGYDFWHNQIRPFVVIGAGLLWLEPKHGILYDEEVFFSIHYGLGMLYSPRVLEGLGFRFAYETDWSRYKVKSELGVGGSYDNFLGALYLGVEYKF, encoded by the coding sequence ATGAAGAATATACTGTTGACACTTTTCATGCTTATATTGTTGCCATTGACGCTTGATGCCAGACGAAACGGTGAAGGTTTTTTTATCGGTATCGGTTCGGGCGGTACGTACTATAATGACGGCGGGCTTGTCTCCGATCTAAAAGAGAGTGGTGGTGATTATGATATGCGCAGTGTCAGCGGCGCGTATAAACTCTATACGGGGTATAAGTTCAACCATGAAGTTACGCTCGAAGGCGCCATTACCAGTTACGGTGTCTATAATATTAAAAATGACGGCAATACAACTGAAGAGTTGTCCCCTGTGTCGGCAGCTGTCTATCTCAACTACGGGTATGATTTTTGGCATAATCAGATCAGACCTTTTGTGGTCATCGGAGCAGGCCTTTTATGGCTGGAGCCGAAACACGGCATACTCTACGATGAAGAGGTATTCTTCAGTATCCATTACGGTCTGGGTATGCTTTATTCGCCGCGTGTCTTGGAAGGGTTGGGGTTCAGGTTCGCCTATGAAACAGATTGGAGCCGTTATAAAGTGAAGAGTGAACTGGGTGTCGGGGGCAGTTACGACAACTTTCTGGGGGCACTTTACTTAGGGGTCGAATACAAGTTCTGA
- a CDS encoding porin family protein, which translates to MKKLTTALLTAGLLSSAAVAAEVGFYAGGGLAFEAVPDYKDLKMGLGVVVRGGMTLDSVLEHFAIEGEVTKSIVDPKYDLPGKDVKFNVNTLAAYAVYRIPVADKFYVKPRFGIIIPNLGDDINSRDVTFSSGIGGGYTVMPHLDVYVDYTVLGEFVTNYGAGVEYHF; encoded by the coding sequence ATGAAAAAATTAACAACAGCACTTTTGACAGCAGGTCTATTGAGCAGCGCTGCAGTGGCAGCGGAAGTCGGATTTTACGCCGGCGGCGGTCTGGCATTTGAAGCAGTACCGGATTATAAAGATCTGAAAATGGGGCTTGGTGTCGTTGTCCGCGGCGGGATGACGCTGGATTCGGTTCTGGAACACTTTGCAATCGAAGGGGAGGTGACGAAGTCTATCGTCGATCCAAAATATGATCTTCCTGGGAAAGATGTAAAATTTAATGTGAACACGCTTGCGGCCTATGCTGTTTATCGTATTCCTGTGGCGGATAAGTTTTATGTAAAACCGCGTTTCGGTATCATTATTCCAAATCTTGGAGATGATATCAACTCGCGCGACGTCACTTTTTCGTCAGGTATCGGTGGCGGTTATACGGTGATGCCGCATCTGGATGTCTATGTTGACTATACGGTGCTTGGCGAATTTGTCACAAACTACGGTGCCGGAGTAGAGTACCACTTCTAA
- a CDS encoding class I SAM-dependent methyltransferase, whose amino-acid sequence MNSTLAYYADHAQDFFDNTHGKEMTEIYERFLPLLPVGAAILDAGCGSGRDTRYFLSQGFMVDAFDASDEMATLASEFIGQPVAVHAFCDVDKYENYHAVWAAASLLHLPFSELPDTFQHLAGTLKKGGYFYASFKYGREEYLKEGRHFTQMDHRKVDKLFAQLPSLSIQSVWLSDDVRQERKGEKWLNLLAKKESRDND is encoded by the coding sequence ATGAATTCAACTCTCGCCTATTATGCAGACCATGCACAGGATTTTTTTGACAATACTCATGGCAAAGAGATGACCGAAATCTACGAAAGGTTTCTTCCCTTGCTGCCAGTCGGTGCTGCTATTTTAGATGCCGGCTGCGGCAGTGGGCGGGACACACGCTACTTTCTATCGCAAGGGTTCATGGTCGATGCTTTTGATGCTTCCGACGAGATGGCGACGCTTGCCTCCGAGTTTATCGGCCAGCCCGTCGCAGTCCACGCCTTCTGTGATGTTGACAAATACGAAAACTATCACGCCGTCTGGGCTGCTGCATCACTGCTGCACCTTCCTTTTTCCGAACTGCCCGACACCTTTCAACACCTCGCCGGAACATTAAAGAAAGGAGGTTATTTCTATGCTTCTTTCAAATACGGCAGAGAAGAGTATCTCAAAGAGGGGCGCCACTTCACACAAATGGATCACCGTAAAGTCGATAAACTCTTTGCGCAGCTTCCATCTCTAAGTATACAAAGCGTGTGGCTCAGTGATGATGTGCGTCAAGAACGCAAAGGCGAAAAGTGGTTAAACCTGCTGGCTAAGAAGGAGAGTCGTGACAACGATTGA
- the pyk gene encoding pyruvate kinase, giving the protein MKKRTKILATVGPASDSLEQLEALIRAGVNVFRMNFSHGTHAYHADVLKRIRQAMENTGLIVGVLQDISGPKVRVGKLEEDFLLEKGDRLEFVKEEVVGRKLGEGRYRLCINQSGILAKLKTGEFIYLYDGTIRAQVESVGEKVVALVQNTGKLSSNKGVNFPNTRIGIDILTLKDRKDMLWGIENGVDFMAISFVQNAGDMANARRIVLENGGTQQLFAKIEKFDAVENIDAILKVSDGIMVARGDLGIEVPYYEVPAIQKRVIQKANEASKPVITATQMLLSMTEHETATRAEISDVANAVLDGTDVVMLSEESAVGHNPVLVVETMVNTIRETEKIYPYDKFNRFAMQDEMDMIDESAVLLASKLKANALLAFTTSGQSAKKLARYRPEKTILAIMHDERVARSLTIVWGVAPAFLVKRDKLERMLSDVVKSGLENGVLEREGCYILTAGDPVGVPGTTNNIRILRSPEMDYFNDL; this is encoded by the coding sequence ATGAAAAAAAGAACAAAGATCTTGGCAACCGTCGGACCGGCTTCGGACTCTTTGGAACAGTTGGAAGCGCTGATCAGAGCCGGCGTCAATGTCTTTAGAATGAATTTCTCGCATGGAACGCATGCTTATCATGCTGACGTGTTGAAACGTATCCGTCAGGCTATGGAAAATACTGGGCTTATCGTGGGTGTGCTGCAGGATATTAGCGGACCGAAAGTGCGCGTAGGAAAACTCGAAGAGGACTTTTTACTTGAAAAGGGTGACAGACTGGAGTTTGTGAAAGAGGAGGTCGTCGGCAGGAAGCTAGGCGAGGGCCGTTATCGGCTCTGCATCAACCAGAGCGGGATTCTGGCAAAGTTGAAAACGGGCGAGTTCATCTACCTGTACGACGGCACGATCCGCGCGCAAGTTGAGAGCGTCGGCGAAAAGGTGGTTGCTCTCGTGCAGAACACCGGAAAACTCTCCTCGAACAAAGGGGTCAACTTTCCGAACACCCGTATCGGCATCGACATACTGACGCTAAAAGATCGCAAAGACATGCTCTGGGGGATAGAGAACGGGGTCGACTTTATGGCGATCTCCTTTGTCCAGAATGCCGGCGATATGGCAAATGCCCGCAGGATCGTCCTGGAGAATGGCGGTACCCAGCAGCTCTTTGCCAAGATAGAGAAGTTTGATGCCGTTGAGAATATCGACGCAATACTGAAGGTGAGCGACGGGATCATGGTGGCGCGCGGTGACCTGGGTATCGAAGTGCCCTATTATGAGGTTCCGGCGATTCAGAAACGGGTCATCCAAAAGGCCAACGAAGCAAGCAAGCCGGTCATCACCGCGACACAGATGCTTCTCTCGATGACCGAACACGAGACGGCGACGCGTGCGGAGATCTCGGATGTCGCCAATGCCGTTCTCGACGGTACCGATGTGGTGATGCTCTCCGAAGAGAGTGCGGTCGGGCACAACCCTGTCCTTGTGGTGGAGACGATGGTCAACACCATTCGTGAAACAGAGAAGATCTATCCCTATGACAAATTCAACCGGTTCGCGATGCAGGACGAGATGGACATGATCGATGAGTCGGCGGTGCTCCTGGCAAGCAAACTCAAAGCCAACGCCCTGCTGGCGTTTACTACGTCGGGACAATCGGCCAAGAAACTTGCACGTTACCGTCCGGAAAAAACGATCCTGGCCATCATGCATGACGAACGCGTTGCGCGTTCTCTGACCATCGTCTGGGGCGTTGCCCCGGCTTTCCTCGTTAAAAGAGATAAGCTGGAGAGGATGCTCAGCGATGTGGTCAAAAGCGGGCTTGAAAACGGGGTGCTTGAAAGGGAGGGGTGTTATATCCTTACCGCCGGCGATCCGGTCGGTGTACCGGGGACGACAAACAACATACGGATACTGCGTTCACCGGAGATGGACTACTTTAACGATCTGTAG
- the cmoA gene encoding carboxy-S-adenosyl-L-methionine synthase CmoA: MKKDEVFNKPIEKQFEFDAEIAAVFDDMLQRSVPFYVEAMKLTRRFAKNYLPEGGLVYDLGCSTASTLLDVERSLEVDARLVGLDNAPSMLEQARKKIVAFNSNVEVEEADILTYDYQACDVVISNYTLQFIRPFVREELIKKISTVMKKGGAFIFSEKVVSPNSKLNKELIDCYYDFKQSQGYSQYEIAQKREALENVLIPYTEEENIEMARRCGFTHCECIFRWANFATFIAIK; this comes from the coding sequence ATGAAAAAAGATGAAGTATTTAACAAGCCGATAGAGAAACAGTTTGAGTTTGACGCGGAGATCGCCGCTGTTTTTGATGACATGCTGCAGCGTTCGGTTCCTTTTTACGTAGAGGCGATGAAACTGACGCGGCGATTTGCAAAGAACTATCTTCCCGAAGGTGGTCTGGTCTACGACCTGGGGTGCTCTACAGCTTCTACGCTCTTGGATGTAGAACGCTCTCTAGAGGTTGATGCCAGACTGGTCGGTTTGGACAATGCCCCCTCTATGCTTGAACAGGCCAGAAAGAAGATCGTCGCTTTCAACTCAAATGTAGAGGTTGAAGAGGCGGACATCCTGACCTATGACTACCAAGCCTGCGATGTGGTGATCAGCAATTATACCCTGCAGTTCATCCGACCGTTTGTACGTGAAGAGTTGATCAAAAAGATCAGCACCGTTATGAAAAAAGGCGGTGCCTTCATCTTCAGTGAGAAGGTCGTGAGCCCGAACTCCAAACTCAACAAAGAGCTGATCGACTGTTATTACGACTTTAAGCAGAGTCAGGGTTACAGCCAATACGAGATTGCGCAAAAGCGTGAGGCCCTGGAAAATGTGCTGATCCCCTATACTGAAGAGGAAAATATCGAGATGGCAAGACGCTGCGGTTTCACACATTGCGAATGCATCTTCAGATGGGCCAACTTCGCCACCTTTATTGCGATCAAATAG
- a CDS encoding HU family DNA-binding protein — protein sequence MNKAQFVELVQKNGDYKTKVEAENAIKAFTEAVTEALVAKKDISLVGFGSFAASLQKGKSGKVPGTDKTYTTQDKMVPKFKAGKSLKDRVAAGK from the coding sequence ATGAATAAAGCACAATTCGTTGAACTCGTTCAAAAAAATGGTGACTATAAAACTAAAGTTGAAGCAGAGAATGCAATCAAAGCATTTACTGAAGCGGTAACTGAAGCACTCGTAGCTAAAAAAGACATCTCTCTTGTTGGTTTCGGTAGTTTCGCTGCATCACTTCAAAAAGGTAAAAGTGGTAAAGTACCTGGTACTGATAAAACTTATACTACTCAAGATAAAATGGTTCCAAAGTTTAAAGCGGGTAAAAGTCTTAAAGACCGCGTTGCTGCTGGAAAATAG
- a CDS encoding NifB/NifX family molybdenum-iron cluster-binding protein, with the protein MRIIFPTDENMGYLSRRGAHFGKAKYYTIITMENNQIVNVEGIENPGHGRGGCSNAVANIMALNPDALVVSGIGASPAKGFAQAGLRLFVDQHSPTIEQSIVRFSQNQLHTLDGQGTCSTH; encoded by the coding sequence ATGCGTATCATTTTCCCAACTGACGAAAACATGGGCTACCTCTCCCGTCGCGGTGCCCACTTCGGTAAAGCAAAATATTACACTATTATTACTATGGAAAACAACCAGATTGTCAATGTCGAAGGGATCGAGAACCCGGGGCATGGTCGTGGCGGTTGTTCCAATGCCGTTGCCAATATTATGGCGCTCAATCCCGATGCCCTGGTCGTTTCCGGGATCGGTGCTTCGCCGGCCAAAGGGTTCGCGCAAGCAGGTTTGAGACTCTTTGTCGATCAACACTCGCCGACGATTGAACAGTCCATCGTTCGATTTTCACAAAATCAGCTGCATACACTTGACGGCCAAGGGACCTGTTCGACACATTAA
- the msrB gene encoding peptide-methionine (R)-S-oxide reductase MsrB: MAKIIKTDLQWREQLSPEAYYVCREHGTEAPFSGMYYDCHDEGLYRCVCCQAALFESETKFDSGTGWPSFYEAIDDAIIEKRDESLGMVRIEVSCANCGAHLGHLFNDGPEPTGLRYCINSVCLELDEDTD; this comes from the coding sequence ATGGCTAAAATCATCAAAACTGATCTACAGTGGCGCGAGCAGCTCTCACCGGAGGCCTATTATGTCTGCCGTGAGCATGGCACCGAAGCACCCTTTAGCGGTATGTACTACGACTGTCATGATGAAGGGCTCTATCGATGTGTCTGCTGTCAGGCAGCTCTATTTGAGTCTGAAACAAAATTTGATTCAGGAACCGGTTGGCCAAGTTTTTATGAAGCGATCGATGACGCGATCATAGAGAAAAGAGATGAAAGTTTAGGGATGGTCCGTATTGAAGTTTCATGCGCCAACTGCGGTGCCCACTTGGGCCACCTTTTTAACGACGGCCCTGAGCCGACGGGTCTGCGTTACTGTATCAACTCGGTCTGTCTGGAACTGGATGAAGATACAGATTAA
- the nth gene encoding endonuclease III, whose product MPRPKKATRKEIASIKEAFLERYDAAVTELNYANAFELVIAVALSAQCTDKRVNMITPELFKKYPDPISLASADLEDVKSIINTCSFFNNKAKNLIKMAQRLVEVYDGKVPLDEKELVTLAGVGQKTAHVVMIEYTGANLMAVDTHVFRVAHRLGLSDDETALKTEETLVKKFKTDLHALHQGMVLFGRYICTAQNPKCNSECFLQEFCKSKKSFKAR is encoded by the coding sequence ATGCCGCGTCCTAAAAAAGCCACCAGAAAAGAGATCGCCTCGATCAAAGAGGCTTTTTTAGAACGTTACGATGCAGCCGTCACCGAACTGAACTATGCCAATGCCTTTGAGCTTGTCATTGCTGTAGCCCTTTCGGCGCAGTGTACCGATAAACGTGTCAACATGATTACTCCGGAACTTTTTAAAAAATATCCGGATCCGATCTCACTGGCCAGTGCCGATCTCGAAGATGTCAAATCCATCATCAACACTTGCTCATTTTTTAACAACAAGGCCAAGAATCTTATCAAGATGGCACAGCGTCTGGTGGAGGTCTACGATGGCAAGGTCCCGCTGGATGAAAAAGAGCTTGTCACGCTGGCAGGGGTCGGACAAAAAACGGCACACGTCGTGATGATCGAATACACCGGTGCCAATCTGATGGCGGTAGATACCCATGTCTTCCGTGTCGCACATCGACTGGGGCTCAGTGATGACGAAACCGCCCTGAAAACTGAAGAGACCCTGGTCAAAAAGTTCAAGACCGACCTGCATGCACTGCATCAGGGGATGGTCCTTTTCGGCCGCTACATCTGCACTGCCCAAAATCCAAAATGTAATTCTGAATGTTTTTTACAAGAGTTCTGCAAAAGTAAAAAGAGTTTTAAAGCGCGGTAA
- a CDS encoding peptidylprolyl isomerase, protein MMKFLLSLLFLLSTLAFADLHDTLAKTDKTATKHPIAVLETTQGTIEIELRPDIAPLAVENFMTHIKNGYYNGLIFHRIIKDFMIQGGDPTGTGRGGQSIWKKPFKDEFKPNVTFNKAGILAMANAGPGTNGSQFFVTTAPTPWLNGRHTIFGYVIKGMDSIDKLNNVPTTGRSGGDRPLKKQVIIKAYMK, encoded by the coding sequence ATGATGAAATTTTTATTGTCGCTGTTATTTTTACTCAGTACACTCGCTTTTGCAGATCTGCACGATACCCTTGCCAAGACAGACAAAACAGCAACAAAACATCCCATCGCTGTTTTAGAGACTACCCAGGGCACTATTGAGATCGAACTGCGTCCCGATATCGCACCCTTGGCTGTAGAAAACTTCATGACACATATCAAAAACGGTTATTACAACGGCCTCATCTTTCATCGTATCATCAAAGACTTCATGATCCAAGGCGGTGATCCCACCGGAACAGGGCGTGGCGGTCAATCGATCTGGAAAAAACCTTTTAAAGATGAGTTTAAACCCAATGTCACCTTTAACAAAGCGGGTATCCTTGCGATGGCAAACGCGGGTCCGGGAACCAACGGAAGCCAGTTTTTTGTGACAACAGCGCCAACACCGTGGCTCAACGGCCGACACACCATTTTTGGTTATGTTATCAAGGGTATGGATAGTATTGATAAGTTAAACAATGTCCCCACAACCGGCCGAAGCGGTGGTGACCGCCCACTCAAGAAACAGGTCATCATCAAAGCCTATATGAAATAG